TGGCGCTCGGGGGTGACTACCTGCCCCAATACGACGCGTTTGCGGGCATCCTGTGCGAGCAAGCGATCACTTCTCTTCGGGTCAACTTGCTCTTCACCTCCACGTCGGCGGTGCTCGACCTGGTGGCTTATCACCAGGAACAAGGAATCATTCAGGTAAAGCGCGCAATGATAAATTCAGCCGAACGCTCCATCCTGCTGGTCGACAGTACGAAATTCGGACGGTCCGCGCTCCATCAGTTAGCACGGTTGCAGGATTTTGACCTGGTGATCGTGGACGACCGGTTGGCAAGCCCGGCATTGCAGGGCATGCGCAATGCCGGCGTAAACGTGGAATTGGCGACGGTCGACGATTCGACGTGAGCTTAATCGCCGCTGAACAGGAAGGACGCATCGATCTCGACGCCGGGCAAAGCCTGCGGCGATACTTTGCCTTCCCTTACGATCGCCGTTTCGTAACGGTCAGCGTGAAGCGTAAAGACGCGCAGGCAGCGGTTCCGAACGTCCACCACCCAGTATTCCGGGATTCCGGCCTGCCGGTAGAGGTCAGCCTTAAAACCCAAGTCGCGGGTGAGGGTGCTATCGGAAATTTCAATGACCAACAGCACATCCGTTGCGGTGAGGTGCCGCCGGCGGCTAACGCCGGAGCGGTAAATCACCAGGTCCGGTTCGGGTACGTTGTGCCGCGGGATGGGCAAGGAACGTCCGGGTCCCACCCCGAAACGGTCGTCCTCCCGGCGATTGAAGGTTCTGGTTAGGGTATCCAGGATCCAGTGGTGTTCGGGGCCGATGGGCGCCATGGGGATGAGTTGACCGTCCAGCAGTTCGACGCCCGCATCCTCCTCAAGAATGCCGGCCTCGACCAACCGGTAATACTCCTCAATGGTAAAGCGGCGCACGGCGTCGAAGTGGACCGGCG
This DNA window, taken from Verrucomicrobiota bacterium, encodes the following:
- a CDS encoding Uma2 family endonuclease is translated as MTTRTQTPPVHFDAVRRFTIEEYYRLVEAGILEEDAGVELLDGQLIPMAPIGPEHHWILDTLTRTFNRREDDRFGVGPGRSLPIPRHNVPEPDLVIYRSGVSRRRHLTATDVLLVIEISDSTLTRDLGFKADLYRQAGIPEYWVVDVRNRCLRVFTLHADRYETAIVREGKVSPQALPGVEIDASFLFSGD